One window of the Nicotiana tabacum cultivar K326 chromosome 4, ASM71507v2, whole genome shotgun sequence genome contains the following:
- the LOC107797093 gene encoding serine/arginine-rich SC35-like splicing factor SCL30A, producing the protein MRGRSCSYSPSPHRGYSKRCRSPSPRGRFGGRLSDPPTSLLVRNLHHDCRREDLRGPFGEFGPIKDIYLPRDYYTGEQRGFGFVQYLDPADAADAKYEMDGQVLLGREITVVFAEENRKKPSEMRARERSRGRGSSQLSYSRSPRYRRSYSRSPRYARAYSRSPDYYSLPPRRRYYSRERSYSRSPYGSRSRSPVWSRSRSRSRSFDDKSSLAVLRL; encoded by the exons ATGAGGGGAAGAAGTTGCAGCTACAGTCCTAGTCCACACAGAGGTTACAGCAAGAGATGCCGTAGCCCTAGCCCGAGGGGTCGCTTTGGTGGTCGTCTGAGTGATCCGCCTACTAGTCTCTTGGTTCGCAACCTTCACCATGATTGCAG GCGTGAAGATCTTCGAGGGCCGTTTGGCGAGTTTGGTCCCATTAAGGATATTTATTTGCCACGAGATTATTACACTGG GGAGCAGCGTGGCTTTGGTTTTGTGCAGTACTTGGACCCTGCTGATGCTGCAGATGCCAAATATGAGATGGATGGCCAGGTTCTACTTGGGCGGGAGATCACTGTTGTGTTTGCCGAGGAAAACAGGAAGAAGCCTTCAGAGATGAGAGCAAGAGAGCGTTCGAG GGGTCGGGGAAGCTCCCAACTCTCTTATTCTCGGTCTCCACGGTATAGGCGGTCCTATTCTCGGTCACCGCGGTATGCTCGGGCTTATTCTCGAAGCCCTGACTACTATTCGCTACCTCCTAGGAGAAGATATTACTCAAG GGAGAGGTCTTACTCAAGATCTCCTTATGGCTCTAGGAGCAGAAGCCCAGTATGGAGTAGGAGTAGAAGCCGTAGTAGGAGCTTTGATGATAAGAGTTCTCTAGCGGTGTTGCGACTATAG